The sequence below is a genomic window from Henriciella marina DSM 19595.
AGATGCCGAGCGCGGCCGCAATGAGTGCGCCCACGATAATCAGCAATTGTGTCTGTTTCAAAAACTGACTCCGACTCGCCCCATTGAGACCTTGGCTGGGCTATTTAGGGCAACGAGCACGCTTCGTATAGATTTCGCTTGAATCAACAATGATATTTGAAGTTTCAAGCATGTTGCGCCCGATGAGAGTTTCATAGTTGAAATTGCCGCGATCAGCGAGCGTTACTTCATCCTCGATCAGCAATCCGCCAAGACAGAATTCAAGTTCGACAACCGGCCGATAAAGAACGCCGCCCTGTTTGGTCTTGATGGCTGCCCAGCGGACGATCTCGGTTTCGATTGTCCGTTCATCGCCATCTTCGTTGATGACCTTGAAGATGATGTCGCGGCTCTCATCCTCATCGTCAAACTCCTTGCGAGGTGGCGCGGACATAATCTCGGCATGAATGGAGGATGTCGTTGCCCCAGTGTCGAGCTTTGCGTCGAGTTCGATGTCGAGGTCGGCAATACGGACATGTTCCAGCCAGCCGAGCGTATGTTTTTCGTTATCGTCATCCGCAGATGCGCCGAGCGCGGCCCCTGAAAGAACGAGCAGCGAAGTAATCAGTTTGAGCATAATATTATTTGCCTGTCTTGCTTCGTGTTATCGGCGCGCTTGAACACGACAATTGTGAATTTCGCATGGCGAAACTCGTATCTATCCGTGACCGTCAGGCGCTGGTGAGATCTTTCACGAGCTGATTGACGGCGCCATAATCGATTTTCCCTGTCCCGAGGACCGGGATGTCATCGACATGGTAGACCTTTCGCGGGACAGAAAGTTCCGAAACACCGTGAGATTGCGACCAGGCAAGTATGTCGCTGCGATTGGCAGAAGCGGCTGTCGTGAGTAGCACGACCTGCTCACCCTTGCGCGGATCGGGGATCGCGCCGGCCGCATGCATGTCGTCCGGCCAGATGGCGCTCGCGCAGTTTTCAACGACGGAAAGCGAGACCATTTCGCCGCCTATCTTGGCAAAGCGTTTGACGCGGCCCTGAATGCGGATGAAGCGATCCTTGTCGATCGCCACGATGTCGCCGGTGTCGTGCCAGCCTTCATCCAGGGGCTCGATCACGCCGGGATTATCCGAACGCATATAGCCCTGCATGACGTTCGGGCCGCGGATGCGGAGCTTGCCGCCATCCTCAATGCCTTCAACGGGTATAAGCTCATATTCCATATCGGCCATAAGCTGGCCGACACTGCCGGGCCTGTTCTCTTCGATGCAATTGGCGGCGACGACGGGAGAGGCTTCGGTGGCGCCGTAACCTTCAAGGATTTCGATCTGGAATTTGCGGCGGACCAGTTGCCGCGTCTCATCGCGCACGCGCTCAGCGCCGCAGACCGCGAGACGGACGCTGTTGAGGTCGCCGTCTTCGCCGACACGGGCATATTGGGATATGAAGGTGTCGGTCGCGAGCAGAATGGTCGCACCGGTCTTGCCAATGCGTCTGGCGATCTCGCGCGGCTGCAGGGGGGTCGGATGGAAGATCGCTTTGACCCCAGCCATGAGCGGCAGCAGCGCGCCGACGGTCAAGCCGAAGCAGTGAAATGTCGGCAACGGATTGAAGACCACATCGGCTTGCGGATCGAGGCCGATATGGGCGCGGACCTGCTCGACATTGGACACAATGTTCTGATGGCTGAGAACGACGCCTTTCGGCTCCCCTTCAGTGCCGGATGTGAAGAGGATGACGCCCGTCTTCTTGTGGTCCGGGCCTGCAAAGACGGTCGTTGGAAAAATCGGGCCAACGACGCCTTTCAGCTTGTCCTTGACGCTCAGATTCTCGCGAACGTCTTCAAGATAGATGATTTCAGAGGCGTCACTCAGCGTTTCAATCAGCGGCTCAAGGCTGCCCAGTTCAACAAATTTGTGCGCCGTAAGAATGCGCTCAACCTTTGCGGCCTTCATCGCTGACTTGATGTTCGCCGACCCAG
It includes:
- a CDS encoding ATP-dependent zinc protease family protein; the encoded protein is MLKLITSLLVLSGAALGASADDDNEKHTLGWLEHVRIADLDIELDAKLDTGATTSSIHAEIMSAPPRKEFDDEDESRDIIFKVINEDGDERTIETEIVRWAAIKTKQGGVLYRPVVELEFCLGGLLIEDEVTLADRGNFNYETLIGRNMLETSNIIVDSSEIYTKRARCPK
- a CDS encoding AMP-binding protein; amino-acid sequence: MSNIPSPIPYNAKRTRTDIFSAFLRARREFGPSTTAVIDGDERELTYNDLARAAFALGSALKRKTSKNEVVGIMLPTGAGAVIAFLAVLAAGRIPAMLNFTAGSANIKSAMKAAKVERILTAHKFVELGSLEPLIETLSDASEIIYLEDVRENLSVKDKLKGVVGPIFPTTVFAGPDHKKTGVILFTSGTEGEPKGVVLSHQNIVSNVEQVRAHIGLDPQADVVFNPLPTFHCFGLTVGALLPLMAGVKAIFHPTPLQPREIARRIGKTGATILLATDTFISQYARVGEDGDLNSVRLAVCGAERVRDETRQLVRRKFQIEILEGYGATEASPVVAANCIEENRPGSVGQLMADMEYELIPVEGIEDGGKLRIRGPNVMQGYMRSDNPGVIEPLDEGWHDTGDIVAIDKDRFIRIQGRVKRFAKIGGEMVSLSVVENCASAIWPDDMHAAGAIPDPRKGEQVVLLTTAASANRSDILAWSQSHGVSELSVPRKVYHVDDIPVLGTGKIDYGAVNQLVKDLTSA